TAAACCGGGATGGGCTGCAATAAGGGCTCTCAGCACTTCACCGACCGTTTTGGCTTCCACTTGGACAATTTCATGGCCCCCGGCCTGCGCTCGCAGGCCGGACCATAAGTTAACCTCAACCATTTGATTGATTTTTCAACGCAGCAACGATGCGTGGAGGCGACATCGGCAACTGCCGCAAACGAACACCAGATGCTGCCGAAACCGCATTTGCAATGGCGGCCAAGGGCGGACAAATGGATGTTTCCCCAACCCCGCGCACGCCATAGGGGTGACCGGGGTTGGGCACTTCGACAATCACTGTGTCGATCATTGGCAAATCTGACGCAAGCGGGATACGGTAGTCAAGGAACCCGGCGTTTTGCAATCGCCCGTCATTACCATAAATATATTCTTCATTTAAGGCCCAGCCAATGCCTTGTGCTGCACCGCCTTGGTACTGGCCTTCGACGTATGTGGGGTGTATCGCCTTGCCTGCATCTTGCACCACTGTATAGCGCAAAATTTCGGTTTTACCTGTTTCGGGATCCACCTCTGCGTCGACCACATGGGTGGCAAAGCTCACCCCTGCGCCCTCTGGCGAGGCTTCAAAGTGGCCCACAATCGGACCGCCCGTTGCGCCCATATCAGCCGTTAAGTCCTTAAGGGGAATTGGATCGAAGTTGCCCGCATTCGGGCCTGAGGGTACAGCAAACCCATCTTGCCATTTTACGGCCTCTTCGGGGATATCCCATTTGACTGCTGCGCGTTTACATAGTTTTTTGACGGCATCGCGCGCCGCTTTGATAGTTGCTAATCCAGAGGCATATGTGACCCGTGATCCGTGGCTGATTTCATTATAGCCTAATGTCGCAGTATCGGCGATTGTGCAGCGGATATGGTCATAAGGTATGCCAAGTTCTTCCGCCGCCATTAAAGCCATAGAGGCTCGGCTACCTCCGATATCAGGCGTTCCCACGGATATTTGCGCGGTTCCATCTTCCGAAAGTGCCAATGAAACAGCGGTTTCACCACCATGGTTAAACCAAAACCCACAGGAAACCCCACGGCCTTGCCCGGGTTTAAGGGGCGCAGAATAATGTGGGTGTCCTTGTGCAGCTTCTAAGGTTTCAACAAGGCCAATCGCATCAAAGCGTGGGCCGAAGCTGGACTTAGACCCTGTGTGCGAGGCATTTTTCAGCCGAATTTTGATAGGATCCAAGTCTAGTTTTTTGCACAGCTCATCGATGACGGATTCTACTGCAAAAGCGGCCATTGGCGATCCAGGTGCGCGATAGGCGGCCTGTTTAGGACGGTTCGACATTACATCATAACCAACCTGCAAAACATTTTCTAGGTTATAGGGCGCAAAGGCGCACATGGCGCTTTCATCAGAAGGTGCGCCCGGAAAGGCACCGCCCTGCAAGCGAAAAATACCTTTTGCGGCGGTGATTTTGCCGTCTTTTGTCATTCCTATTTTAATATCCATCGATGTCGAGGATGTGGGGCCGGTGGCGCGAAATACTTCGGACCGGCTCATTACTAGTTTCACTGACCGGTTTGCTTTTCGGGCCAGTGCCAGCGCGACCGGTTCAATAAATACGGTTGTCTTACCGCCAAAGCCACCGCCAATTTCCGATGCCGTGACCCGTAATTGGCTG
The nucleotide sequence above comes from Rhodobacteraceae bacterium Araon29. Encoded proteins:
- a CDS encoding molybdopterin-dependent oxidoreductase; protein product: MALDEPKTTDFKYVGTRPNRPDGFDKVTGRAKFGADMSAPGMLHAAILRSPHAHAHILSIDTSQAESMKGVKAVVTRADFSKNVPFESGLAGEFWNILENVMAGEKALYDGHAVAAVAATSALDARDALKLIKVDYEVLPHVTDVDAAMASGAPVLRKGAADSSVPEGLHPNVVRYHESGHGDVEAGFAEADLVIEDSFVTEATHQGYIEPHACLATLGSDGKGELWCTTQGHWHAQKVCAALLDLETSQLRVTASEIGGGFGGKTTVFIEPVALALARKANRSVKLVMSRSEVFRATGPTSSTSMDIKIGMTKDGKITAAKGIFRLQGGAFPGAPSDESAMCAFAPYNLENVLQVGYDVMSNRPKQAAYRAPGSPMAAFAVESVIDELCKKLDLDPIKIRLKNASHTGSKSSFGPRFDAIGLVETLEAAQGHPHYSAPLKPGQGRGVSCGFWFNHGGETAVSLALSEDGTAQISVGTPDIGGSRASMALMAAEELGIPYDHIRCTIADTATLGYNEISHGSRVTYASGLATIKAARDAVKKLCKRAAVKWDIPEEAVKWQDGFAVPSGPNAGNFDPIPLKDLTADMGATGGPIVGHFEASPEGAGVSFATHVVDAEVDPETGKTEILRYTVVQDAGKAIHPTYVEGQYQGGAAQGIGWALNEEYIYGNDGRLQNAGFLDYRIPLASDLPMIDTVIVEVPNPGHPYGVRGVGETSICPPLAAIANAVSAASGVRLRQLPMSPPRIVAALKNQSNG